The following DNA comes from Rhizophagus irregularis chromosome 18, complete sequence.
AATATTTGTAAGACCAACATGGGTTTTTGCGAAACAAATTGTGGTGGACCGAATAAAGTATGTACTTGAactcataaaaaaaagaattctttcttttcatcttcCTATTGTAATTCTAATTGTACTCTCTTtccgtttattaatattaacgcTTAATAGGCTCCAATGGTACGTAAATGCAAAACTCATttacgaaaaattttataaatatccaTTATATTAacgttttataaaatttattttagaactTTTGTAATGTAACCACAATGGGATGGGGATGTGGATGTAGCGATAAAATTCCGGATTTATCAGCGTTCCAATGGCCAATTAACCGTGAGCATTGCATCGGATCAGGGGAAGCTTGCAAGTTAGCCTGTCAAGATCCTAAAGTTCCAAATGAGAAAAAGCCAGATTGCAATCTAGCTTGCATTGATACATACACTTCAAAGTGTGGTACAGCAGCACAACCACCAGCCTATTATAATGTTTCAGATCCTGCAATTGTTCCAACATACGCTCCGCCCAAGAATTCAGTGACCGATAGtgcaaataataatagtacTAGTACTAATGGCACTAATGGCAGTCAATCAACTAATAATTCAGCATCAGAAAGTAAAAAGCAAAGCAGTGCTTCCTCAATAAATCACCTTGGAAATGCTGCTGTTGCTTTGGTAATTGTTGCCTCTGGAATGTctctattttaattttagtattttaatttaattaataatttaattataattattgggATGTTGCGGTTgcatcatttaatataaaattaatgtcAATTAGAAGTTAAAGTTTTcttagatttattattaataaaataaaacttttatttcattataattactataaattgCTATAATTTCATTGTTCTGTGTGAAAAAAGTAAACTTAGGCTTAGCAAAATGATTGACAAATAACTAAGCCAAGCCGAGCCTAAGCCAAGATTTTATAAATCGGGATTTCATGCTAATCGTCAAATCCGTTTATGTTATATGACATTACACAGGTAATCTAATTAGTGGATTCCCTGTTTCACTGCCACAATCTTCAGTTATTCGTTTACAGTTCATTATTTCAAAAGCCACCAAACCAACAAACTTTCCTGTTTTTACTTATATTCCTTTCGTTTTAGATCCTACTTTATACATTCTTTACACACACATATATTTCCtggacaatttttttaaaaaaattaaaaaattaaaaaataacattctTTTTGGTATAgtcataatattattttagaatcaCATACAACCACAACATAAATAGACGTGAAATagatttttaacaataaaccTAACTTTCGTTCGTTGTAAACAATGCCTCCGCCAGCTGTTGAAAATATTAACGTTGTGCAAACCACTGTTAATACTCCCGAGATCTTTGTAGATCCCGAAGTAGCCTCTATATATTCTGATGGTGATTCCTCTGACGAAAGGTCTCTAATTAGTAAAGCAAGCGACGAATTTCGTCCGTCACACAATCTTACAACTCCTGACTTGAAGCGTTCAGCTTCTGTTTCCTCATTTAGCTCATACGCTTCATCTCCAGATATTCCTCTACCCGAAAGTAATGATCATGATTCTACTTTGCAAAATATGCTAGCACTAGGTGAATCAGGTGCTCTAGCTCAAAATTGGTTTAGTTCTGGTACATTAAAAGCTGATGGCAGATGGTTTAAAGATGATAAAGGTCGTACTTGTTTATTACGTGGTGTTAATTTATGTGGTAGTTCGAAATTACCTACTAAACCTGATGGATCAAGTCATTTAAGTGAAGGATTTTTTGATCACCGTAATGTTTCATTTGTGGGTAGACCATTTCCGCTTGAAGAAGTTCAacaacattttgctagattaaGAGCTTGGGGTCTAACTTTTGTTAGACTTTTGGTCACTTGGGAATCATTGGAACATGCTGGACCGTGAGTATATTAcgaattttaatatcaaaagaGATCAGGAGGGAAATCATTAATTCTTAAAGAATGAGTAGTAAAATAAGTGAATTAATTctgtatttttactttaatactaataattatgcTATTAAATAATGTAGAGGTATTTATGACGaagaatatattgattatctCATTAATGTTATAGAGCAAATGTCTCGTTATGGTATAAAATGTTTCATAGATCCGCATCAAGATTGCGTAAGTGATTGTTTCCCGAAAGCTAAAATAGacaaaattctataatataattgatgttTACTCTCAATATTTTTGTAGTGGTCAAGATTTTCAGGTGGATCAGGTGCACCAGGATGGACATTTGAGGTTGCTGGACTTGATATAACAAAGTTCAAAACCACTGGTGCTGCCTATGTCCATAATACTAATCATAAACCTGGTGATTCATTGCCAATGGTGTGGCCGACTAATTATACTAAGTTGGCTAGCAGTACTATGTTTACTTTATTTTGGGGTGGTGATGTATTTGCTCCTAATACAACATACGAAGGCGTAAATGTTAAAGAATTTCTTCAAGAAAAATACGTGAATTGTTATAAACATTTGGCAAGGTGATGTAATGTTTCTAgtgataatttaaaacttactttaaattattaaattattaaatttttataaaattaaatcaattaggCGACTTCAACATTTAGATGCAGTTATAGGATTTGAATTGATGAATGAACCTCATCAAGGATATATTGGTTTAGCAGATTTACATCGATACGATGGAGGAAAGACTTTGGTATTCGGAGACTCACCATCCGCTTTACAGTCATTTGCACTTGGTGATGGTATACCACAAGAGGTTGAAGTATGGATTAAATCATGGCCATTTCCCACTCGCAAAGATAAAACTCGTGTTATTAATGAAGAAAGTGAATCCGCTTGGTTAACCGGTAAATGTATATGGCGCCAGCATGGTGTATGGGACGTTGATGCTAAAACAAATAAACcgaaagttttaaataaagattatttcttaaaaaatccaaaaactGGAGAAAAGTTGGATTATTATAAGGATTTTTACTTACCTTTCGTGAAAAGATATGCTGAAGGTATTCAAAGTGTCAGCAAAGAATATTTTGTTTTCGTTGAACCACTTCCAAATGAGGTATgctttatattacattaacaatattcatttgttataaatacacaattgacattttttatcttttgcttttaattaattaatatttttagccTCCACCAATATGGACACCAAACGACCATCataataacattatatatGCACCCCATTGGTATGACTTGAAAGCACTATTTACGAAAACATTCAATGGTAAAATAACACATGATGTTCAACGTTTAACAAAGGTaaggtaaaaattaattatgaaaatgttTAATGTCTTCttacaatataataagaaattataatatttcgtTATTTAGGGAGCACATCACATAGCTGCTGCTACATATTTTGGTATATCTGGAGCCAAGAAAAATTATTCTGGGCAAGTTCGAAATATAGTTAAAGGTGGTCTTCAATTTGTAGGAGAGAAACCTTGCATTATTGGAGAATGTGGTATACCTATGGATATTAACGAAAAACAAGCTTTCTTAACTAATGATTGGGTACATCATAGTAATTTCTTGGATGCTGTATTAGGTGCCATGGAAAAGAATCTTGTGAACTTTACGTATGTCAATTATTgctaataaaatgtaatatatttttatataatattgtaataataatttctcttTTATTTCACAGATTATGGAATTATAATCCAACGAATGATAATACACATGGCGATCATTGGTATGGTGAGGATTTTTCGATTTATTCACGTTCTATTAACGAAGAAATCACGATTACTAAAACCAAAGAAATAAAGACTGACGAAACGGAAGAATCAATCAATGGAacgataacaaaaaaaattcagaaactCAAGATACAAACGGACACACTTTCAATTATTAgttctaataaaaatacatatataaatgaagaaaatgagaAGAGTGAATCTGAAATTAGTGATAAAGTCAATAGTCCAAATTCACCAACTTCGCCTTTCGATTTAACTCGAGTACATTTTTTGGAACAAGATGATGAAACTGATAGTGAACAATTTCATCATCAAGGTGGAAGAGTTTTGGAAGCAGTTTTGGTAAATATATTGAACATCTGCAGGAATAGCaacaaattgataaattaataaatatttaattaaattttttttctttttggtcAATTTAGCGACCATATGCAGCAAAGATGCCGGGAATTCCacaaataatgaattttaatttaaagaatttagaatttatatttaaattcactAATTATCCATTATCACAacaaagtaatataaatagcATAGTAGCACCTGAAGCAGAAATTTATATAccaaattatcattataaaaaacttttacttgATATAAGAGTATCTGATGGCGATTGGAGATACGTTAGAAACAGACAAACATTATATTGGAGAGTTAAAGATTGGACGACCGAGGGAGTTGTACATACTTTAAGAATACGAGTTGTAGAAAATTCAGAAGGAGAAGAAATATCGAAACGTGGTGAATTATTATCAAGTGATTCATTGAATAAAAAGCTAGATATTGATGCAAAACCTGAGGTTGACATATATGCTAAATGGATTGTATCTGCTGTTGCTATGATAATGTTTGCTTATTGGTGGCAAGTTTAACTTTCAATTCTAATCACCCCTTATTCAACACCTATATCCGTTAATGGTtacgaaataataaatatttaataatttatactttatatagttaataaatgcgttaaaaaaaataaaataaaataaaatcaaaataaaataaaataatttttttttaaagcaataataaattttgttatgtGTTAATTGTGCCACATGcgccaaaaaaatttacgcAGCATGTGTAACCATACCTAAGGTATTCTAGAAGTTATGACTCATGACTCCAAAGTTATTGTTTCAAATATAGTATGGCTAATTTTGATTGTTCACTAAAATAGAAGTATGTAATAAAGCAAATGACGTCGAATTCCATTATCATTGTATAAGGAATTAAAATTCCTGGCTAATTGgttattgtttaattaataaaaaaattataaatatggaGATTGAGggaacaaatttaattaaattaccttttttttcaacattttttatttgatcatggatgttataataaaaatcaataaaaagacaggaaaaaaatatataccatGTTACGATTTACATGGATATACCAAGAAAGAAGCATATATTGAAGTAAAAGAAGTAATATTAGaatgttttaaattaaaaattaattcaataaattttgttacGGGTAGAGGAAATCATCCAAATGTAAATGGAGAACGAGGagtactttttaaaaaatttaaagaatggttggaagatgatgaaataataaatttggttaaaaattatgttgTTGGAGATGGATCATATAAAGTATACCTttataagaagaaaaaaaaaattaataataaggaAACGATAAAGATAGATATTAAAAATGGTTCgattaaaagaaagaatattttagtattaaaagAAGAACCTATTTTTGATAAGAATGAAACAAACAAACGGTtgattcaaataaaagaagaaatagataaattattaaatagaaaagaatCAAATCTTTCTTTAACTAATAGAAAGGAAGAATTAAATCTTCCtcttaaagaataaaatagttatataatatcttcattaaattacaatttataatcttGGACgtacattattaaaaagaaataacaagAAGTTAGGAACTGAATTCATTCAAGAAGCTGCAGAAAATGGGTACGAAGCAGCAAAACGCTATCTCGGAGAGGCATATATAGAAGGACGCACAAGATTACAAGAAATCTTTTGAATGGAcattaaatacatataataattttgaaatagaaTTTTACATTACATTTTTATGTAAGTGGCGAGTATAAAGAAGTTGGTATTATTAACGATAGAATGATAAAGGAGGGCAAATGAGGATAGGACACATAATTTAATCAAGTCGCCTTGAAATTACGATTTTAagtttttactatttattatatatgaaatatgtttttttatgaattatgaaatatttttcatttaagttttttatgaattatgtatttaatttttttcaattctaagttttacttttaaatttttcaaaaatattattcaacaTACAGTAAACACTAGACACgtaaataaattcttaacCAATCTAAAATCatcgaattttatttatgtaaaattttttttttgaagcatatatatatgttttttagATATCAATGGCGAAAGTTATCCAATTAGATAATAGCATAGCCCATTTGAATTTTACTGTGCCACTTCTTGAATATAATAAGCGTATtactttatttcaaaaatataaaaaaaatcattttttttttaatttaattttaccagGTAGTATtgaaagtttaattttttcttaaaaaaaaaaatgattataacaattataaattttaaaacaaaaatgaaattagctttttatattataatttctacgttaattatatcatttgtTGACGCGCATGCGCTAGAATAAGTGGTGAATACCAAAGATCCAATAAAAATCCGAATTTTAGTGCTAATATTCTCATATATAGAATCATTTccatataataaagaattagccgaaaaagttaatttcatttaaattacaccatttatattaacataatCACTTATcatgttttatttataactcTATATTTTCGTAGACCATCGAAACGATAAAGAAAACTCTTCAGggattttatgtatttttatcaGAAGCCAGGGAAGAACCCAAAAGGATTTTCGTTTAAAGCTGTCAAAGAACTAGATCGATTATTATCAAAGAATTACACAACAGActggtaagtaaaaaaaaatgtactttgaaaataataaataaattgtattaactctttaaaataatctagACAGGtatacataatttaatttcgaaattttactcCAATATGTTATAAAGGTCCATTCTTATATAATCAGCGACTTTCAATGTATTCTGTAATTAATAAGGATAACGtacaaataatcaaaatatttgatgatgaAATAGACAATAGTACGATTGATTAAGACCTTCAATGGAGGTTATTAAGGAATTCGCAGAAACGTTACCTATTTCAAAAGATGCAGGAGTAAGTTCGAACTAGCTTCACATTcgataatcaaaatttaccaaatttactccaatttttttctgatGGTCGCAAAGTTTCGGTAGCTTCAACTCGACTTTCGTCTAGAATCATCGATTTCGGTAATTGGATTTTCAGAATCTTCACCTGTAAGCCTGCAAgctttgatttaataatatttgacgATGATGATTTCGTGTTGAAGGGAGCTCGTAAAGTATTCGGTGAAGATGACGATGATGATTTCGTATTGAAGGGGACTCAGTGAAGATGACGATGATGATTTCGTATTGAAGGGGGATCGTGAAGAGTACTTCACGATGGCGTGTTGGAGGAGGTTCGTAAAGCAGTTTCTTCCTCATCAAAATTAGGAGGGATGAGATAAAAAACATCTCTTTCGTCTCTTTCGGTTtcgtctttttcttttttttagtattttttgatGTATCCTTtgacatatttaaaaaaaatatgacttttcttaattaatattgatttttattaatttccaaCAATAAAAGCAAATGGCCATATGACTCTTATAAATTCTAGGTCGGTAATAGACAGAATTAACCATCGTACCTTCCCCAGATCCCGCAAATAAGCAGAATCGGTGATATACATTAAGTTTCTTCTTCTTTGCCCATAATTCTTGTAATGGAATTCGCATATTTATCGCCCAGGAAGTTAAGGTCTGTCCAGGCTTCACAATTGATAATTTGTCAAATTCCTTTTCCGTTTCAGTTATTTCATTCTTCTATTCGTCAAAATGACTATAACCATATCCTTGATTAGTATTAGCAGCACGCATGCAGAGTACAGACCATAAATATGCACGAACGCAATCCATATCATATCCAGGGCGATTATTGACAGTTCTAGGGAGATCATATCCTTTTCTACTCATTTCATGTTCGATTACAAGAATTCTGCCATATTTGTAACAAACTGTATCTGGAGAGATATTCGAAATAAATTTAGACATTTTAGTGATTTATAGCTGATTTACAGAGTTTATCACAGTATCAGTGTTATACGATGATTTACGATTCATTTTTGTCCTGCGGTCCGCAGAATTGCATGGTTAATCTGATTGGTGATGGCTAAAAAATCGAGGAATAATCGGCGTAAGACAATGGGTAAGTTTACTACTAACCCTACGCCGGTATTACAGAAAGGAGTATGGTCGGGTCAGGGTGTTGAGTAGCGTATGGTGACATTTGGCGGTGTGTAATATAAGGGGTGTGAACCATACGCAGGTGATGTATAGCATCTCGGCCCACTCCAAATCACGTGTTTGGCCCGTCGTGTTATTTGTCACTTATGTAAACTGTCACATATAGTGCAAACTCTACTCATCACCCTGACCCGACCATACTCCTATCCGTAGCACTCAC
Coding sequences within:
- a CDS encoding uncharacterized protein (SECRETED:cutsite_AQA-QN; SECRETED:prob_0.7533); SECRETED:SignalP(1-22); its protein translation is MKLFATIYIAVIAFAAFSNAQAQNATANLPDFQFLLTQKSEPERDNICKTNMGFCETNCGGPNKAPMNFCNVTTMGWGCGCSDKIPDLSAFQWPINREHCIGSGEACKLACQDPKVPNEKKPDCNLACIDTYTSKCGTAAQPPAYYNVSDPAIVPTYAPPKNSVTDSANNNSTSTNGTNGSQSTNNSASESKKQSSASSINHLGNAAVALVIVASGMSLF